A window of Marinobacter sp. es.042 genomic DNA:
ATGTCTCTGGAAGGTAAAACCGCACTGGTCACCGGTGCTACCCGCGGTATTGGTCAGGCCATTGCCCGTGCGCTGGCCGCGCAGGGTGCCGAAGTTGTCGGAACAGCTACCAGTGAAGCCGGTGCAGAATCCATCACCAACGATCTCCAGTCGGCCGGTTACAAGGGTTACGGCATGGTCATGAACGTTGCAGACCCTGCCAGCATTGAAGCCGGTTTGAAGGAGTTGACCGAAAAATCAGGGGCGCCCCTGATTCTGGTCAACAATGCCGGCATTACCCGTGATAACCTCCTGATGCGGTTGAAAGATGATGACTGGGCCTCGGTTCTGGAAACCAATCTGTCCAGCGTCTATCGGACCAGCAAGGCGGTGCTTCGTGGCATGGCCAAGGCCAAATGGGGCCGGATTATCAATATCAGCTCCGTGGTTGCCGGTATGGGCAATGCGGGGCAGGGCAATTACTGCGCCGCCAAGGCCGGGGTTGAAGGTTTTACCCGAAGCCTGGCCAAGGAAATGTCGAACCGCGGTATCACTGCAAATTGTGTGGCTCCCGGATTTATTGACACGGATATGACAAAAAAACTGGACGACAAGCAGCGCGGGGCTATGCTGGAAATCATACCCGCGGGTCGTCTGGGTGAGCCGGAAGAAGTGGCAGCCGTGGTTGCCTTCCTGGCATCAGATGCAGCCGGATACGTGACGGGTGAAACCATCAACGTGAACGGCGGAATGTACATGGGATAAGCCCCTTTCGGGGTCTGTGCGCAACCCCTTGTCGCACAACATGTTTATCAGAATCCCTGCTTGTTTGCAGGTAGGGTTTAAACTAAACTGGCAGCATTAGAGTTGCTTGGTTGACACACAAAGTGAGGACATTATGAGTACAGTTGAAGAGCGCGTGAAGAAGATCGTTTGTGAACAGTTGGGCGTGAAAGAGTCCGAAGTTCAGAACTCATCTTCTTTTGTAGAGGATCTTGGCGCTGACTCACTGGACACCGTTGAGCTGGTTATGGCACTTGAAGAGGAGTTTGAAACCGAGATTCCTGACGAGGAAGCCGAGAAGCTGACAAGTGTTCAGGACGCGATCGACTACATCGTCGCGCATACCTGATACTCTGCATTTAAGAAAGCCAGGCCAAAAGCCGTCCTTGTGAAATAGCGAGGGACGGCTTTTTTATTGGCCGAAAATCAGGTTCAATCGGCGTTCAGATTCATTCGGACAAGATCAGGTGCAACAGGTTATGACTAAACGGCGAGTTGTCATCACAGGTATGGGCATGCTGTCTCCAGTCGGCAATAGCGTGGAGTCGTCCTGGGAAGCGATTCGGGCCGGGCGCAGCGGGATTGGTATGATCGACCGCTTTGACGCGTCTGCCTACAACACCAGAATTGGTGGGGCCATCCGGGATCTGGACATGGAATCCTACCTGTCCCCGAAGGATGCCAGAAAGCTTGATGCCTTTATCCATTATGGCCTGATTGCTGCGCAGCAGGCTGTTGACAGCAGTGGCCTGGAGTCGTTTGAGAAGCTTGATCGGGAGCGAGTGGGTATTGCTATCGGCTCCGGGATTGGCGGCCTTGAGTACATAGAGAAGAGCGTCCTGACCATGGACAAGTCGGGGCCCCGAAAGGTTTCCCCGTTTTTCGTGCCTGCTTCTGTCATCAACATGATCTCCGGCAATGCCGCGATCCGTTTCGGATACCGTGGCCCCAACATTGCGATCGTGACAGCCTGCACTACCGGCACCCACAACATTGGTTACGCGGCCCGCACGATTGCCTATGGCGACGCCGATGTCATGCTGGCAGGTGGCTCGGAAATGGCGACGACGCGTACCGGTATGGCTGCGTTTTCGGCTGCGCGGGCTCTGTCCACTCGTAACGATGAACCGGAAAAGGCCAGCCGCCCCTGGGATAAAGACCGGGACGGCTTTGTGCTCAGCGATGGCGCCGGTGTCGTTGTGCTTGAAGAGCTTGAACATGCGAAGGAGCGGGGCGCCACCATATATGGCGAAGTTGTTGGTTTTGGTATGAGCGACGATGCCCACCACATTACAGCGCCGCCCGAAGATGGCGAGGGCGCCGCCCGATCCATGGCGAACGCAGTTCGTGATGCCGGCCTTGATCTGGAAGAAATCGACTACATCAACGCCCACGGCACCTCCACCCAGGTTGGTGACGTGGCCGAAGTGGCTGCAGTTCGTCGGGTGTTCGGCGCGCATGCCGAAAAGCTGGCCATGAGCAGCACCAAGTCCATGACAGGTCACCTGCTTGGAGCTGCCGGTGCTGTGGAAGCGATTTTCTCGGTTCTGGCGATTCGGGATGGTGTCCTGCCGCCCACCATCAATCTCGACAATCCGGATGAGGGTTGCGATCTGGACCTAGTGGCACACACGAGCCGTAAGGCGGATGTGCGGGTAGCCCTATCCAACTCCTTCGGGTTCGGTGGTACCAACGGCACCCTGATTTTCCGTCGCTACGAAGGCTGACCCTCGCCGTGTTTCGTCTTTTCTGGGCTGACGACGGTGGCTTGCCCGCCAATGACCGGGGTCTGGCCTATGGAGACGGGCTGTTCGAAACCATTCGGATGTCCGGTCAGAAGGGGGTTCTTCTATCCCGCCACCTGGAGCGAATGGCGCGCGACGCCGGCCGATTGGGTATCGAGGTGTCGCGCAAAGAGCTTGCCAGCGTTTGCGTTGAGGCGGGGGAGCGTTTTGCGGATCGCTTCGAGGGCGACGGCTGGGTTCTGAAGCTGATCCTGACCCGCGGCAGTGGCGGTCGAGGGTATCGCCCTGATCCAGGGATGGAGCCCAATTTGGTGGTTTCGGCATCGGCTTTGCCGCCGACACCGGACCCTGATGGTGTCGCCGTTGATTTCTCCAAGGTAACTCTGGCGGTTAATCCGTTATTGGCCGGGGTCAAGTCGCTGAACCGGATGGAGCAGGTCCTGGCGGCCGCCGAGCTCAAGCCATCGCTGTTCGAGGTCATCATGGCCGATCGTGAGGGAAACCTGGTCGAAGGTACTCGTACCAACATCCTGCTGCGGCAGTCTGATGGATGGGTGACGCCGCCGGCGTCGAGTCTGGCGGTTGCCGGTGTTCTGAGGCAGTGGCTGCTGGAGCGTCTGAGGCAGAGAGGCGAGCCGGTAACAGAGCGCCCCGTCACTGTGCCCGATGTACTGGGTCCCGATTGTCAGGGAATGTTTCTCCTGAACAGCGTTCTGGGCATTGTTCCGGTTCTCACTATTGCCGGCCATGATTTGCCTGTGGATAGCGGACTTGCGACAATCTTCAATCCTCTCGAAACACTGGAATAAATCGTTTGCTCAAGAAGTTATTGCTTGCGTGCGTTTGTGTTGCTGTCCTCGCGTCTGCGGGGTCCGGGCTGTGGGTCTGGCAGGGGCTACAAGGCTTGAAAAAGCCGGTGGTGCTTGAAGAACCGCTACTGTTTGACGTTCCCCAGGGCAGTTCATTTATTGAAGTCGTTGGTCGACTCGAAGCTGAGGGGTTGGTTTCAGACCGGCTCTGGCTGAGATTATATGGTCGGCTGGAGCCCGAGCAGACGCGGATCAAGGCCGGTCAGTACGAGTTTCTCGATGGCATGAGCCCCAGAGACATGATCGGTGTCATGGTGTCGGGAGACACCAAACACTGGTACG
This region includes:
- the pabC gene encoding aminodeoxychorismate lyase, with amino-acid sequence MFRLFWADDGGLPANDRGLAYGDGLFETIRMSGQKGVLLSRHLERMARDAGRLGIEVSRKELASVCVEAGERFADRFEGDGWVLKLILTRGSGGRGYRPDPGMEPNLVVSASALPPTPDPDGVAVDFSKVTLAVNPLLAGVKSLNRMEQVLAAAELKPSLFEVIMADREGNLVEGTRTNILLRQSDGWVTPPASSLAVAGVLRQWLLERLRQRGEPVTERPVTVPDVLGPDCQGMFLLNSVLGIVPVLTIAGHDLPVDSGLATIFNPLETLE
- the fabF gene encoding beta-ketoacyl-ACP synthase II, with translation MTKRRVVITGMGMLSPVGNSVESSWEAIRAGRSGIGMIDRFDASAYNTRIGGAIRDLDMESYLSPKDARKLDAFIHYGLIAAQQAVDSSGLESFEKLDRERVGIAIGSGIGGLEYIEKSVLTMDKSGPRKVSPFFVPASVINMISGNAAIRFGYRGPNIAIVTACTTGTHNIGYAARTIAYGDADVMLAGGSEMATTRTGMAAFSAARALSTRNDEPEKASRPWDKDRDGFVLSDGAGVVVLEELEHAKERGATIYGEVVGFGMSDDAHHITAPPEDGEGAARSMANAVRDAGLDLEEIDYINAHGTSTQVGDVAEVAAVRRVFGAHAEKLAMSSTKSMTGHLLGAAGAVEAIFSVLAIRDGVLPPTINLDNPDEGCDLDLVAHTSRKADVRVALSNSFGFGGTNGTLIFRRYEG
- the acpP gene encoding acyl carrier protein, whose translation is MSTVEERVKKIVCEQLGVKESEVQNSSSFVEDLGADSLDTVELVMALEEEFETEIPDEEAEKLTSVQDAIDYIVAHT
- the fabG gene encoding 3-oxoacyl-ACP reductase FabG, which produces MSLEGKTALVTGATRGIGQAIARALAAQGAEVVGTATSEAGAESITNDLQSAGYKGYGMVMNVADPASIEAGLKELTEKSGAPLILVNNAGITRDNLLMRLKDDDWASVLETNLSSVYRTSKAVLRGMAKAKWGRIINISSVVAGMGNAGQGNYCAAKAGVEGFTRSLAKEMSNRGITANCVAPGFIDTDMTKKLDDKQRGAMLEIIPAGRLGEPEEVAAVVAFLASDAAGYVTGETINVNGGMYMG